In a single window of the Streptomyces sp. HUAS ZL42 genome:
- a CDS encoding FG-GAP repeat domain-containing protein yields MARHGFVRLRLVAASAVLAAGLGPLLPSTAVADVPQETVVPAALRSTYTSGALYGGSTYSGHDGAGSQGVFHSLEGSGLVWTRYADGTSVKVVHPTGFTTYYTTGGDVLAYRYADGRVDLWNAADGTTRTVRTPEGLTLLTAYGDLAVAYRQVKDESGTTIQRDMHLLFPEADGSTRDVQVTGLPEGYILGQPKGGDADGLLFSAGRPGGGTYLSVMVDRRTGQVQSWTPPGSKVYKNAQVTGDHVVLFNLSEAAVQVFSRSDLSAAPVEVTLDGGGTNPAQDLAVVGDWLVTRPGTAVIAKPIASGPSTTLMPASNVHTSAVSDGSAVAVGRTAAAEDDWGVQRIQPGPDGSPLVTQVKALPKPPYKIQGLALDQGKLVVADPSYAGYRDTYGRTVAATGTPTFGERSSYDGRETFLASCPVTDVGCSQLFGTADGRAAWLERGSGQYDWLRTNGPGDYDYWESAVPAGGRITDVSGAYVVYTTPAEQYVYKIGNGGAVVTRTPGPAALSGDVLWTAGAAPGTVTAYNLTTKKTTETLTTDADCTPTELQALGRWLYWNCGDKAGVYDRTAKKSVPVPADEAKLGDGYVVTHDKQAGKLTLTTVADGTAASRVIGDLPDTGVSQRDVRWTVDESGANAAYVDGRERVHLVPSGVPQQQLGLLEPAQSVPGIDVTQPGNLTTVLLSKPAASWRLTVRDKATGKFVDGMDGGGVRGELKVGWDGVNGITVLPNGTYDWTLTVTPADGVGAPLEVRGTVRLVRGSAVFHDYVGPASLPDGVGDLLTLNSSGALTYQQGTGKGTFSGKVTGTGWPTTIRAVPIGDLSGDRCNDVLVRLSSGVLRLYKPSCGAALKPSTPYTTLGPGWNQYDVLTSPGDVTKDGRPDLIARNPSTGAVYLYKGTSTGTLAARVKLYDNWKAYKKVVGVGDLNGDGVGDLLAQDKSNNLYRYLGTGKGTFSGRVRLFANWGGSYNVVVGVGDITGDGKADLVARDTAGVLYRIPGTGTGTFGSRVKIATGWQGYKGLF; encoded by the coding sequence TTGGCTCGTCATGGCTTCGTACGTCTGCGTTTGGTAGCCGCCTCGGCGGTACTGGCGGCCGGGCTGGGCCCGCTGCTGCCGTCGACCGCGGTCGCCGACGTGCCGCAGGAGACGGTTGTGCCGGCGGCGTTGCGCAGTACGTACACCTCGGGCGCGCTCTACGGCGGGTCCACGTACTCCGGGCACGACGGCGCCGGTTCCCAGGGCGTGTTCCACAGCCTGGAGGGATCCGGGCTGGTCTGGACGCGGTACGCGGACGGCACATCCGTCAAGGTCGTCCATCCGACGGGATTCACCACCTACTACACGACCGGTGGTGACGTTCTCGCGTATCGCTACGCCGACGGCCGGGTCGATCTGTGGAACGCGGCCGACGGCACCACACGCACCGTCCGGACCCCCGAGGGCCTGACCCTGCTCACCGCCTACGGCGACCTGGCTGTCGCCTACCGGCAGGTGAAGGACGAGAGCGGGACGACGATCCAGCGGGACATGCACCTGCTGTTCCCTGAGGCCGACGGCAGCACGCGTGACGTACAGGTGACCGGGCTGCCCGAGGGGTACATCCTCGGGCAGCCCAAGGGCGGTGACGCCGACGGGCTGTTGTTCAGTGCTGGACGGCCGGGTGGTGGCACGTATCTGTCGGTCATGGTCGACCGCAGGACGGGACAGGTACAGAGCTGGACGCCGCCGGGCTCCAAGGTCTACAAGAATGCTCAGGTCACCGGCGACCACGTGGTCCTCTTCAACCTCAGCGAAGCGGCCGTCCAGGTCTTCTCCCGCTCCGACCTGTCCGCCGCCCCGGTCGAGGTCACGCTGGACGGCGGCGGCACGAACCCGGCGCAGGACCTCGCTGTGGTCGGCGACTGGCTGGTCACCCGGCCCGGCACGGCAGTGATCGCCAAGCCCATCGCGAGTGGTCCCTCGACGACCCTGATGCCCGCGTCGAACGTCCACACCTCCGCCGTCTCCGACGGCAGCGCCGTGGCCGTCGGCCGCACCGCCGCCGCCGAGGACGACTGGGGCGTCCAGCGCATCCAGCCGGGCCCCGACGGCAGCCCGCTCGTCACCCAGGTCAAGGCGCTGCCCAAACCGCCGTACAAGATCCAGGGGCTCGCCCTGGACCAGGGGAAGCTCGTCGTCGCCGATCCCAGTTACGCCGGATACCGCGACACCTACGGGCGGACCGTCGCCGCGACGGGGACGCCGACGTTCGGGGAGCGCTCGTCGTACGACGGGAGGGAAACGTTCCTGGCCTCGTGCCCGGTGACGGACGTCGGGTGCTCCCAACTGTTCGGTACGGCCGACGGGCGGGCCGCCTGGCTGGAGCGCGGGTCGGGCCAGTACGACTGGCTCAGGACCAACGGGCCCGGTGACTACGACTATTGGGAGAGCGCCGTCCCGGCCGGTGGACGGATCACCGACGTCTCCGGCGCGTACGTGGTCTACACGACGCCCGCCGAGCAGTACGTCTACAAGATCGGCAACGGCGGCGCGGTTGTCACCCGCACGCCTGGCCCGGCTGCCCTCTCCGGCGACGTCCTGTGGACCGCGGGCGCGGCTCCTGGCACCGTCACCGCGTACAACCTGACGACGAAGAAGACCACCGAGACCCTCACCACCGACGCCGACTGCACGCCCACGGAGCTCCAGGCGCTGGGCCGCTGGCTCTACTGGAACTGCGGCGACAAGGCCGGGGTCTACGACCGTACGGCGAAGAAGTCCGTGCCCGTCCCGGCCGACGAGGCCAAGCTCGGCGACGGGTACGTCGTCACGCACGACAAGCAGGCCGGGAAGCTGACGCTGACGACGGTCGCGGACGGCACGGCTGCGAGCCGGGTGATCGGCGATCTGCCCGACACCGGGGTCTCGCAGCGGGACGTGCGCTGGACGGTCGACGAGTCCGGGGCCAATGCCGCCTACGTCGACGGCCGGGAGCGCGTGCACCTCGTCCCGTCCGGTGTGCCGCAGCAGCAGCTGGGGCTGCTGGAGCCGGCGCAGAGCGTGCCGGGGATCGACGTGACGCAGCCCGGCAACCTCACGACCGTACTGCTGTCGAAGCCGGCGGCGAGCTGGCGGTTGACCGTGCGGGACAAGGCGACCGGCAAGTTCGTCGACGGCATGGACGGCGGCGGCGTGCGGGGCGAGCTGAAGGTCGGGTGGGACGGCGTCAACGGCATCACGGTCCTCCCCAACGGCACGTACGACTGGACGCTCACGGTCACTCCCGCGGACGGCGTCGGCGCTCCGCTGGAGGTGCGGGGCACGGTCCGACTGGTCAGAGGCAGCGCTGTGTTCCACGACTACGTGGGTCCCGCGTCGCTCCCGGACGGCGTCGGCGACCTCCTCACCCTCAACTCCTCGGGCGCCCTGACCTACCAGCAGGGCACCGGCAAGGGCACGTTCTCCGGGAAGGTCACCGGCACCGGTTGGCCCACGACGATCAGGGCGGTGCCCATCGGGGATCTGAGCGGTGACCGCTGCAACGACGTCCTGGTCCGGCTGAGCAGCGGTGTCCTGCGCCTGTACAAGCCGTCCTGCGGGGCGGCGCTGAAGCCGTCGACGCCGTACACGACGCTCGGCCCCGGCTGGAACCAGTACGACGTCCTGACGTCGCCCGGCGATGTGACCAAGGACGGTCGCCCGGACCTGATCGCCCGCAACCCGTCGACCGGCGCGGTGTACCTGTACAAGGGCACCAGCACGGGCACGCTGGCCGCGCGCGTGAAGCTCTACGACAACTGGAAGGCCTACAAGAAGGTCGTCGGCGTCGGTGATCTGAACGGTGACGGTGTCGGTGATCTGCTGGCGCAGGACAAGTCGAACAACCTTTACCGGTATCTCGGGACGGGCAAGGGCACGTTCTCCGGGCGGGTGAGGCTGTTCGCCAACTGGGGCGGTTCGTACAACGTGGTCGTGGGTGTCGGGGACATCACCGGGGACGGGAAGGCCGACCTGGTGGCGCGGGACACCGCGGGTGTGCTGTACCGGATCCCGGGCACCGGGACGGGCACGTTCGGGTCCCGGGTGAAGATCGCTACCGGGTGGCAGGGCTACAAGGGCCTTTTCTAG